In Duganella zoogloeoides, a single genomic region encodes these proteins:
- a CDS encoding response regulator gives MEAPRPISVLVVDDHPLLRAGLGEAISSQDDMRLAGEASNGREAIDRYQELRPDVTIMDIAMPELDGVTALQRIRGEHSDARVIMLTTYKGDAQILRAVQAGAAGFLLKSTLRRELLDTVRGVHIGQRRIPPEIAMELAQHMGQGPLSPREMEVLNHAASGNSNRRIAEHLSISEETVKAHMKNVLSKLAANDRTHAVTIALKRGIITI, from the coding sequence ATGGAAGCTCCACGCCCCATATCCGTCCTCGTTGTCGATGACCACCCGCTGTTGCGGGCCGGTCTGGGCGAAGCCATTTCCAGCCAGGACGACATGCGCCTGGCAGGCGAAGCAAGCAACGGCCGCGAAGCCATCGACCGCTACCAGGAGCTGCGTCCCGATGTCACCATCATGGATATCGCCATGCCGGAGCTCGATGGCGTGACCGCGTTGCAGCGCATCCGGGGTGAACACAGCGACGCGCGCGTGATCATGCTCACCACCTACAAGGGCGATGCCCAGATCCTGCGCGCGGTGCAGGCCGGCGCGGCCGGTTTCCTGCTGAAAAGCACCCTGCGCCGCGAACTGCTCGACACCGTGCGCGGTGTGCACATCGGCCAGCGCCGGATTCCGCCCGAAATCGCCATGGAACTGGCGCAGCACATGGGCCAGGGGCCGCTGAGCCCGCGCGAGATGGAAGTGCTGAACCACGCCGCCAGCGGCAACTCCAACCGCCGCATCGCCGAGCACCTGTCGATCTCCGAAGAGACGGTCAAGGCGCACATGAAAAACGTGCTGTCCAAGCTGGCCGCCAACGACCGCACGCACGCGGTGACGATCGCGCTCAAACGTGGGATCATTACGATCTAG
- a CDS encoding tetratricopeptide repeat protein produces MNAKSVATRLMLAGALALSAPVFAASPTVHEVYVAAEAGKFAEAQAMMDQVLKEHPNSSQAHFVEAELLAKQGKFAAAQRSLATAERLAPGLPKVNATSVANLKTLIAQGESGAAGNAAPNYNQQAPANRAGRDSGGYANRAEAPQASAGIPWGSVLLMGGVLVAFIFVATRFMRNRQQQQGGGMGGNGGFNPGYNPGTPPPPGYPPGGGYPQQGYPQQGYPQQGYPQQGPGMGSRIMGGLATGAAVGAGFMAAEAIARNMSGNHGATDSAATDGGRSDIIYEDPTRSSIVQNDDMGGTDFGVSGGWDDAGGGAAGGDDWN; encoded by the coding sequence ATGAATGCAAAATCTGTCGCCACCCGCCTGATGCTGGCTGGGGCGCTGGCACTGTCGGCGCCCGTGTTTGCCGCATCGCCCACCGTGCACGAGGTCTACGTCGCGGCCGAGGCAGGCAAGTTTGCCGAAGCCCAGGCCATGATGGACCAAGTGCTCAAGGAGCATCCGAACAGCTCGCAGGCGCACTTTGTCGAAGCCGAACTGCTGGCCAAGCAGGGCAAGTTTGCCGCCGCCCAGCGGTCGCTCGCTACGGCCGAGCGGCTGGCGCCCGGCCTGCCCAAGGTGAATGCCACCTCGGTCGCCAACCTGAAAACGCTGATCGCCCAGGGCGAGAGCGGCGCGGCGGGCAATGCTGCCCCCAACTACAACCAGCAAGCGCCGGCCAACCGCGCCGGCCGTGACAGCGGCGGCTACGCCAACCGTGCCGAGGCGCCGCAAGCCTCTGCCGGCATCCCCTGGGGCAGCGTGCTGCTGATGGGTGGGGTGCTGGTGGCGTTCATCTTCGTGGCAACGCGCTTCATGCGCAATCGCCAGCAGCAGCAAGGTGGCGGCATGGGTGGTAACGGCGGCTTCAACCCCGGATACAATCCCGGCACCCCGCCTCCTCCGGGCTATCCACCCGGTGGCGGCTACCCGCAGCAGGGTTATCCGCAGCAGGGCTATCCCCAACAAGGCTACCCGCAGCAGGGTCCGGGCATGGGCTCGCGCATCATGGGCGGCCTGGCCACCGGTGCGGCAGTCGGCGCGGGCTTCATGGCGGCCGAGGCGATTGCCCGCAACATGAGCGGTAACCACGGCGCCACCGACAGCGCTGCCACCGACGGCGGCCGCAGCGACATTATTTACGAAGACCCCACCCGCAGCAGCATCGTCCAGAACGACGACATGGGCGGCACCGACTTCGGCGTCAGTGGCGGCTGGGACGATGCCGGGGGCGGCGCCGCCGGCGGCGATGACTGGAATTAG
- a CDS encoding LysR family transcriptional regulator → MIDTLHCLLAVVEHRSLSRAATQLEMSVSSVSRKLDALEAQLGARLLVRGARQVALTDAGERFLPRARNMLAELAEGMAAVQDLDREPRGVLTVTAPAGFSRLHAAPAIASFLARYPSLEVELLVGDSVVDLAEQRVDVAIRAGVAPSGELVATRLAPQHRVVSASPAYLECHGWPASPASLVQHQCLTMVGKSPRAWWRFEGVNQNQPLPVKAAFRCDDTDTLLHAALAGAGIVHLANWMVSDAIVAGTLVPVFPMAPLARTPAARHDPAESAIHAVHMPGRSSHAKAQLLIGHLKEFFGDPPYWDVAMEKAGAAKRRAP, encoded by the coding sequence TTGATCGATACCTTGCATTGCCTGCTGGCCGTGGTGGAGCACCGCAGCCTCTCGCGCGCAGCCACGCAACTGGAAATGTCGGTGTCGTCGGTATCGCGCAAGCTCGACGCGCTCGAGGCGCAACTGGGCGCGCGCCTGCTAGTACGCGGCGCGCGCCAGGTGGCGCTGACCGACGCTGGCGAACGCTTCCTCCCGCGCGCGCGCAATATGCTGGCCGAACTGGCCGAAGGCATGGCGGCGGTGCAGGACCTGGACCGCGAGCCGCGCGGCGTGTTGACGGTCACCGCCCCCGCCGGCTTTTCGCGCCTGCATGCGGCGCCGGCCATCGCCAGCTTCCTGGCCCGGTATCCGTCGCTGGAAGTGGAGCTGCTGGTGGGGGACAGCGTGGTGGACCTGGCCGAACAGCGCGTCGATGTGGCGATCCGCGCCGGCGTGGCCCCCAGTGGCGAACTGGTGGCCACCCGGCTGGCGCCCCAGCACCGCGTGGTGAGCGCCAGCCCGGCCTACCTGGAATGCCATGGCTGGCCGGCCTCGCCGGCGTCGCTGGTACAGCACCAGTGCCTGACCATGGTGGGCAAGTCGCCGCGTGCCTGGTGGCGCTTCGAAGGCGTCAATCAGAACCAGCCCTTGCCGGTCAAAGCAGCCTTCCGCTGCGACGATACCGACACGCTGCTGCATGCGGCGCTGGCCGGTGCCGGCATCGTCCACCTGGCCAACTGGATGGTAAGTGACGCCATTGTCGCTGGTACCCTGGTGCCGGTGTTCCCGATGGCGCCACTGGCGCGCACTCCGGCTGCGCGCCACGACCCGGCCGAATCGGCGATCCACGCGGTACACATGCCGGGACGCTCCAGTCACGCCAAGGCGCAGCTGTTGATCGGTCACTTGAAGGAGTTCTTCGGCGATCCGCCGTATTGGGATGTAGCGATGGAGAAGGCAGGGGCGGCCAAGCGGCGCGCCCCGTAA